CGCACCTTTTTACCGTAACACTGTATAAAGGCACCGACTCCCAGGCAGTGTTCTCCAAGGAATATGAAAATCTAACGGAACAGAGCTATACAGAGAGTGCGGCGGATTACGCCAACACCGCTCTCATCGGCGGCGAGGGTGAAGGCGAAAGCCGTACATTTGTCGCTATTACAAGCGGCTCCGGAGAGACCCGGCGAGAAATTTTCGTGGATGCCAAGGACCTGCAGGCGGCAGATTTTGGCACAGGTTATACCGACGCGCTGATCTTCCGGGGACAGAGCAAGCTGAGCGAACAGGGAATCCGTTATTCGTTCGACACGTCGGTGAACCCTCACGGCAACTTGACCTACAAGACAGATTTTGACCTTGGACAGACCGTTAAAGTCATTTCCAAGGCGTGGGGCGTATCCATGACGACGCGCATCGCCGAAATTGAAGAAACTTACGACGCGGACGGTCTGAGTATCAGCGTTGTATTTGGCAAGGCCGAGTTAACAATAGCGCAGAAGATCCGTTCCGACATGAGCGAGGTCAAAACAGCACTGTCGGCTCCAACCGGGATAGCCGAAGTAACGGAGGCTCTTGACGCTGTAGAGGAAACGCTGGGAAATCTGTCGGAGGTGGACCCGGAAATTCAGGGAGAAACCTTTACAGCCACCGTGAACAACTTATATGGAAAGCTGCCCGCGCTTGAAATAACCGTGGGTGCAGGCACGATATCGGTTGGACAATATGCCCTGCATCATATGGAACCTGGAGATTCGTTGTATTTCACCTCGTGGAGCGGCAACAAATTCAGCGACCAGCCAAGTGATGACGGTCATGTCTTTCTGGTAAAGCACAATGGTGACAATACAGGAAGCGGATACCAACGGGCAATGGGCTTCTTCATATCCCGCAATACCATGACGTTTTATGTGATTTCCATTTTCGTTTACAACAATCCATCCGGCGAGGCGAACTGGCTGAATATCAACAATGAGCCTATCACTACAACGCGGATTGCAACCGGAGCGGTCACCGGAGTAAAGATCGCGGACCGCACCATTACCGCTGTTAAAATTGCGTCTGCGCTGACCGATTACTCCGCAACAGAACAAAACACCGGACGCCTATGGATAGATGGTAAGACCATTTACCGAAAAGAAATCAATCTCGGCTATCTTCCGAATGCGGTGCCGGGAAGCGTAGCGCACGGTATATCCAATCTCAGCACGGTTGTCAGCTTATCAGGCTTCGCTACAAACGGGACGGTGTTCCTGCCGTTACCGCTTGCACGATACAACAACTTTGCTTCCCAGATTGGTCTCTACGCGGATACCACCAATATTATCGTCGAACCCGGAAATGACCGAACCGCATATACGGGCTACGTGATAATTGAATATACAAAAACAAGCTAAGCAAGGAGGAAACAGCGCATGGAGAAAAGCGGATTTTTTAACTCATCGGATGGAGACAGAGTCTATGACGCGACGGATTTCGCGGCATATTTCGGAAACCTTGTGTCGAACGGTGTATTTTACGCATCTGCGACGAACCTGCAGGCAACGCCCGGAAACGGGCTGGCGGTGAGCGTGGCGGCAGGCAGCGCTTGGATTAACGGATACCGGTATGAAAATACAGACGACCTAAACCTTCCGCTCACTACGGCAAACGGTAGCAACCCCCGAATTGACCGGATTGTGGTTCGTTTAAGCCAGGTCAGCCGGAATATTCAGCTTGCCGTTGTTGACGGTACTCCCGCCGCGACGCCGTCAGCTCCAGCGCTGACAAGAACCAGCGACGTCTATGAACTTGGCATCGCCGATGTGCTGATACCGGCCGCCGCAACATCAATAGCCACAAATAACATCACCGACACCCGGCTGAATACCAGCCTTTGCGGGCTGGTCAATTCTCTTGTGACAGCAGTCTATGAATGAGGAGGTGAACGACGATGGCGGATATTTACGGTGTAACGTTGCAAGCAGGTTCAAGCCCAACCGTCTATTACACCATTACCTATTCTAAGAGCCGGCCGAACAATAGCCAGATGACCTATAACTTCACCATTTCC
The window above is part of the Novisyntrophococcus fermenticellae genome. Proteins encoded here:
- a CDS encoding siphovirus ReqiPepy6 Gp37-like family protein, with product MELYIYNSDRELTGIVESFEYLRWTRRYSQCGSFELRAIATPENTTLLQEGNFIWKNDDEEVGIIEHLEMVQAEQEIITASGRFATSFLSRRIVWQTEVLSGDLSACVEQLLNNNLISPTDTARQIDGIVFSSPNLSVPVNTQISYRGLMDVVTELCGASEIGIKTVFTPATHLFTVTLYKGTDSQAVFSKEYENLTEQSYTESAADYANTALIGGEGEGESRTFVAITSGSGETRREIFVDAKDLQAADFGTGYTDALIFRGQSKLSEQGIRYSFDTSVNPHGNLTYKTDFDLGQTVKVISKAWGVSMTTRIAEIEETYDADGLSISVVFGKAELTIAQKIRSDMSEVKTALSAPTGIAEVTEALDAVEETLGNLSEVDPEIQGETFTATVNNLYGKLPALEITVGAGTISVGQYALHHMEPGDSLYFTSWSGNKFSDQPSDDGHVFLVKHNGDNTGSGYQRAMGFFISRNTMTFYVISIFVYNNPSGEANWLNINNEPITTTRIATGAVTGVKIADRTITAVKIASALTDYSATEQNTGRLWIDGKTIYRKEINLGYLPNAVPGSVAHGISNLSTVVSLSGFATNGTVFLPLPLARYNNFASQIGLYADTTNIIVEPGNDRTAYTGYVIIEYTKTS